The genomic region GCTGGTCGTCAACACCTCGAGCATCGCCAACCTGATGGGCCGGGTCGTGCTCGACGACCTCGACTACGAGCGCCGCCGCGCGATCGAGTTCCCGGCGTACGGCACGGGCAAGCTGATGAACATCCTCTTCACCCGGGGCATCACCCAGCGCTGGGCCGACGACGCGATCCGCTCGGTGGCGGTGCACCCGGGGCCGGTCGGCAGCTCGTTCGGCCGCGACTCGTGGCTGGTCGGCCTGCTCTACCGCTCGCCGCTCAAGCGGTTCGCGACCATCACCGTGGCCGACGGCGCCGCGCCCCTGGTCGCGCTGGCCCACCGGGGCCCCGACCCCGAGATCGACGGTCGCTACTTCAGCCGCTTCACCATCGACGGCCGCGAGAGCCGCCAGGCCCGCGACCAGAGCCTCATCGACGGGCTGTGGGAGCGCTCGGCCCAGCTCACCGGCCTCGCCTGAGGCGCTACCTCAGGGGCACGAACCGGTAGCGGCCGTGCCGGGTGAGGTGGTCGCGGCCGTCCCGACGCTCGACGAGCACCATCTCGCCCGCGACCGGCACCACCATCCGGCCCGGGTCGGCGAGCTGGTCGAGCAGCGGCTGCGGCAGCTCGCGAGCCTCGGCCGAGACCAGGATCGCGTCGTACGGCGCCTCCGCGGGCCGGCCGAGCCGGTCGGGGTCGGCCTGCTCGACCCGCACCCGCGGCACCTGCCGCGCCACGAGGTTGCCCCGGGCCATCTCGACCAGGGCGGGCTCGAGCTCGACACCGAGCACGGTCCCCGACGGGCCCACCAGCCACGACAGCAGCGCGGTGGTCCAGCCCGAGCCGCAGCCCACGTCGAGCACCCGGTCGCCCGGGCGCGGGTCGAGCAGGCGCAGCATGTCGGCGACCGTGCGGGGCTGGCTGTTGGTCTGGCCGTGGCCGATCTGCACCGGGGCGTCGTCCCCGGCGCGGTCGCGCTGGCCCGGCGGCAGGTAGTCGCCGCGGGCCACGACCCGCATCGCCTCTGCCACCTGGTCGGACGTCGACGGCATGCTGCCATTGTCCCCAGCAGCGCAAGTCCGGGCCGGCTCGACGCGAAGTCCGGGCCGGGTCAGCGCGAGATGTGGGCCGGGTCAGCGCGGGGGGCGGGGGAAGAACATCGGCACGCGGGCGGCGTACTCGTCCCACCCGTCGCGCTGGCTCATCTTCTTCTCCAGCAGCTTGGCGCCGGTGACGTTGCGCAGGAAGAGCGTCATCGCGACCGGGCACAGCACGGTGGCCAGGGCGGCGACCCAGCCGGTCGAGGCGGCCGCGGCGAGCCACAGGCCCCACCACACGCAGGCGTCGCCGAAGTAGTTCGGGTGGCGGGTCCAGCCCCACAGGCCCTGGTCCATCACCGGCGGGCGCTCGTCTCGCGGGCGCGACATGTAGTCGTTCAGCTGGCGGTCGCCCACCGCCTCGAAGACCAGCCCGACGCCCCAGACCACGACACCGAGCACCAGCACCCACGCGTGCTCGAGCGCCAGCACCGCGCCGACCGCGACCGGCACCGAGACGAACCACTGGGCCACGCCCTGCACCAGGAAGACCCGGCGCACCGCGGTGCCGATCCCGACCTCCTGCAGCGAGCCGCCGAGCATCTCCCGGTAGCGGGGGTCCTCCTCGCCGCCGTGGGCGCCGAGCGCGCGGCTGCGCACGTGCCAGGCGAGCCGGCCGCCCCACGCCGCGACCATCGCCAGCACCAGCCAGCGGTGCCAGTCGGCCCCGTCGGCGCCCAGACCGACCAGCGCGGTCACCAGGGCGACCACCACGAAGCCGAGGCCCCACGCGACGTCGACGACCGCGACCACCCCGAGCCGGCGGGCCCGCAGCGCCGTCGCGGTCATCACCACCACGACGCAGGCCAGCCCGGCCAGCAGCGAGACGGTCAGGGCAGTCGCGGTGTCCATGTCACCAGTCTCGTACAGACGGCAGGGTGTGCGTGCCGCCCGGGCGCACCATCAGGACCTGGTCGACGCCCATCCGGCCGTCGCGGAAGGCCATCGCGCCGCCGACGAGGTAGAGCCGCCACACGCGCACGACCTCCTCGCCCACGAGCTTGGTGAGCACCTCGACGTTGGACTCGAAGCGCTCGAGCCACCCCGCCACCGTGAGCACGTAGTGCTCACGCAGCGCGTGCACGTCGCGCACCTCGAGGCCACCGGCCTCGAGGAGGCCGACGGTCTCGCCGACGGGGCGCATGTGCATGTCGGGGGCGATGAAGCTCTCGATGAACGGTCCGCCGCCGGGCCACCTGCCCGCGCGCGACATCTGCTGCACGAGCACCCGCCCACCGGGGCGGACCGCGTCGTGCAGCACCTTCGCGTACGTCGGGTAGTTGCCCTGGCCGACGTGCTCGCCCATCTCCAGGGAGCCGACCGCGTCGTACTCCTGGCCCGGGGCCGGCACCGCGTCGCGGTAGTCCTGCAGCCGGATCTCGACCCGGTCGCCCAGGCCGCGCTCGGCGATCCGGGCGTCGATGAACTTCTTCTGCTCCGCGGCGATGGTCACGCCGGTCACCTGCGCGCCGAAGTGCTCGGCGGCGTGCAGCGACAGCGAGCCCCACCCGCAGCCCACGTCGAGGAAGCGCATGCCGGGCTCGAGGCCGAGCTTGGTGCACACCAGGTCGAGCTTGGCGCGCTGCGCGTCCTCGAGGGACTGCTCGGGGGAGGAGTGGTAGCCGCAGGAGTAGGCCATCTGCGGCTCGAGGATCAACGAGTAGAACTCGTTGGACAGGTCGTAGTGGAACGAGATCGCCGAGCGGTCGCGCACCTTGGAGTGCAGCCGGCCGCGGACCCGCGCCTGCGAGGCCGGGTTGGCGGGCGGGCGGCCCAGGACGCCCAGGCCGGCGGCGGTGCGCACGGCCTCGACCAGGGCGCGCGGGGAGGGGCGCACGCCGGAGAGGCCGCGCTCGCGGGCGACCGCGAAGGAGTGGGTCAGCGCCGAGTCGAGGTCCCAGCCGTCGACCTCGGGCACGTCGAGCTCACCGGTGACGTAGGCCTGGGCGGCCCCGAGCTCGCCCGGGTGCCACAGCAGGCGGCGTACGGCGTCGGGGCTGCGCAGCTCGACGGTCGGCACCGAGCCGTCGGCCGGGCCGGTCGCGGAGCCGTCCCAGGCCACCAGGCGCACCGGGAGCGGCCCGCGCAGGAACGGCTCGAGCGCGAGGGCCAGCCGCTGCGCGACGCCGTTCACGAGTCCTCCGGACGCGACAGGACCAGCTGGTTGACGTCGATGTAGCCCGAGGCGAAGCCGGCACGGGAGTACTCGAGGTAGAAGTGCCACATCCGCACGAACACCTCGTCGAAGCCGAGGGCGGCGACCTCGTCGGGCGAGCCGAGGAAGGCGTCGTCCCACAGCCGCAGGGTGGCGGCGTAGTGCTGGCCGAAGGCCTGGCGCTCGACCAGGCGCAGCGAGGTCTGCTCGTGGGTGATCTGCTCGATCACCGACACCGAGGGCAGCAGCCCGCCGGGGAAGATGTACTTGTGGATCCAGGTGTAGGTGTTGCGGGTGGCCAGCATCCGGTCGTGCGGCATCGTGATCGCCTGGATCGCCACCACCCCGCCCGGCGCCAGGACCTTGTCGATGGTGCGGAAGTACTCGGCCCAGTAGTCGTGGCCCACCGCCTCGATCATCTCCACCGAGACCACGGCGTCGTACTCGCCGGTGACGTCGCGGTAGTCGCAGATCTCCACGTCGACCAGGTGGCCCAGGCCGGCGGCCTCGATGCGGGCCTGGGCCAGGTGCTGCTGCTCGACCGAGAGCGTGATGGTGCGCACCGAGGCGCCGCGGCGCGCGGCGCGGATCGCGAGCTCGCCCCAGCCGGAGCCGATCTCGAGGACCCGTGATCCCGCGCCGACCTCGGCGCGGTCGAGCAGCCGCTCGATCTTGTTGGCCTGCCCGGCCTCGAGGTCCTCGGCCCGCGCGGCGGCGGGGCTGGTCTCGAAGAGCGCCGAGGAGTAGCTCATCGTCGGGTCGAGGAACAGCTCGAACAGGTCGTTGGACAGATCGTAGTGGTGCGCGATGTTGCGCTGGCTGTTCGACTTGCTCGAGCGCATCCAGCTCGGTGGCCGCTTGACGACCAGGGCTCGGGCCTTCTGCAGGTTCTGCGGCACCAGGTGCTGGATCTCGGCGGCCAGCACCGTCAGGAAGCCACCCAGGTCGGGTGCGTCCCAGGCGCCGGTGAGGTAGGCCTCGCCGAAGCCGATGAGCTGGTGGCGGCCTACGCGCGCCCACAGCTCGTCGGGGCGGTGCACGGTCATCTCGGGGCCGCCGCGGCCGATGGTGCGCCGGCCCTCGGGGAGGTCGAGGTGCACGGTCACGTCGAGGCGGCTCACCGCGGCGACGAAGAGCCGCTGGGCGATGGCCGCGGAGACGCGGGCGCGGGGTCCGGAGGGGACGACGTCGAGGCCGGGCCAGCGCTCCGCATGCGGCGGGCTGGTGGGTCGGGACGGGGTCATGGTCATCGCGAGACGCCTTCCTGGTGGTGCGCGGGTCGCTGTCGGATCGGGAGTCGGCGCAGCCACAGCCACACCCCGTGCAGCCGGATCAGCGCGGATCCTCGCAGGGCGGCGGGTGCGGCGCGCAGGGCGCTGCTGGTGCTCCGCTTCCCCGTCAGCGACGCGCTGAACCGTGCGTCGCCGTCGGAGTGCAGGGTCACGGCGATGTCGAGGCTCTCGCCGGGCACCGGCACCGCCAGCTCGTAGTGGCCGTCGGTGCCGTGGAACGGCGAGACGTACATGGCCTTGCCGGTGCGGGCGCGGCCCTGCTCGTCGGGCTGGACGAGGTAGGCGTGCCGGTCGCCGTAGGTGTTGTGCACCTCGACGACGCAGGCCTCGACCCCGCCGTCGGGCGCGAGCGCCCAGAAGACGGTGATCGGGTTGAAGCAGTAGCCGAACGCCCGCGGCTGCGCGGCCATCAGCACCCGGGTGTCGCGGCGCAGCGTGACGCCCTGCAGGTCGAGGAAGTGCTCGACGTTCTCGCGGATGCTGCGGTCGGGGGAGCCCAGGTGGTCGCGGGCCTCGAAGGAGCCGCGCAGCCACGACGTGGACTTGTGGTCGGGCAGGTCGTCGAGGTCGACCAGCCAGGTGTGCGAGTGGTGCGTGAACGCGCGCCTGAACGGCGTGCGGCGCTGGTGGCGGATGGTGGTCTCGTAGATGACGCCGGCCTCGACGTCGGCCGCGGTCGCCTGCTCGGGCCAGGTCAGGCCCAGTCGTTCGACGGCCCGCAGCCCCGACCGTGCGCCGTCCTCGTGGAAGCCCCACCCGTGGTAGGCGCCGGCCAGCGCGACCCGGTCGGTGTCGAGCTCGCCGAGGCGGGCCTGGGCGGCGACCGAGGCGGGGGTGTAGAGCGGGTGCTCGTACTCCATCCGGTCGATCACCGTGGCCGGGTCGACGAGGTGCTCGCCGCCGAGGGTGACCAGGTAGTGGGTGTCGGTGTCGAGGCGCTGCAGGCGGGTCAGGTCGTAGGTGACCACGACGCCCTCGACACCGTCGGGGCGCTCCTGCGCGTCGGAGGGGCGCAGGAAGTTCCACGACGCCCAGGTGCCGTGCAGCCGCGGCAGCACCGAGGTGTCGGTGTGCAGGAGCGCGGTGTTGGGCGAGTAGGGCATCGCGCCGAGCAGCTCGCGGTGCAGCGGCGTCGGCTCGGCCAGCATCGCCAGGGTCTGCGAGGGGTGCGTGGCCAGCACCACGGCGTCGTACGACGCGGTGGCACCGTTGCCGTCGGTGACCTCGACGCCACCGGGCGTCTCGAGGACCGAGGTGACCTTGGTGCCGAGCCGCACGTCCTGGAGCGCCGCCCCGACCCGCTGCACGTAGGTGTGCGAGCCGCCGGTGACGGTGCGCCAGGTCGGCGAGCCGAAGATGCTCAGCATCCCGTGGTGCTGCAGGAAGCTGAAGAGGTAGCGCGCGGGGTACTCGAGCGAGACCTCCGGGTCGCACGACCAGACCGCGGCGACCATCGGCTCCATGAAGTGGCGCACGAAGAAGTCGCTGAAGCCGCCGTCGGCGAGGAACTCGCGCAGCGTCCGCTCGTCGCTGCGCCCCCGCTCGTCGGTGGCCGCGAGCAGGGCGCGGGCCCGGCGGTGGAAACGGGGGATCTCGGTGAGCATCCGCAGGTACGCCGGGCGCGCCAGGTGGCCCCGCGAGGGGACCACCCCGCGGCGCCCGAGGGCGCCGGCCCACTCGAGGTCGGAGTCGTCGTCGCGGATCGACATCGACATCTCGGACTGCTGGGTGGGCACGCCGAGCTCGGCGAAGAGACGCAGCAGCGTGGGGTAGGTGCGGCGGTTGTGCACGATGAAGCCGGTGTCGATGCCCAGCTCGTGCTGGCTGCCGTCGGGCCGGGTCTCGGGCACCCGGTGGGTGTCGGCGTGCCCGCCGAGCCGGTCGTCGGCCTCGTAGAGCGTGACGTGGGCGGTGCGCGAGGCGACGTACGCCGCGGTCAGCCCGGCCACGCCGGAGCCGACCACCGCGACCCGTCGGGGCGCAGCCGGGGTGGGACCGGCCACGTCAGGCCTTCGCGAAGTCGATGACGATGGCCGACTCGAAGTTCGGGGTGGTGGACCCGCCCTCCGGCTCGACGGTGATGCCGACCGCCTCGGCGGTGGCGGCGTCGCCGGAGAGCAGCACGACGTTGTCGGGACCCTTGGGCATGAACCCGGCGGCCTTCATCCGGCCGTCGCGCTGGAGCCACAGCTCGTAGACCAGGCCCTCGCCGGGGTCGGCCATGTCCTCGGTGACGATGACGGCCTGGCCCAGCGAGACCGATCGGGTCACGGTGGCCTTGGCGCCGTCGTCGAAGGTGCGGGTGACGGTCTCGGCGTCCTCGGCCTGGAGGACCTGGGTGACCGCCTTGGGGGTCGCCACGACCTCGCCGGCCTCCTGCACCGAGGAGTCCTCCCACGGCTGGGTGACGGCGACGACGCCGCCGACGCCGAGGAGTGCTACCACTGCAGCTGCGGCGGCGACCAGAACCGGAAATCGACGGGTCCGGCGGACCTCCTGCACCAGCGGGGGCAGGGGACGCACGGTGGCGACGTCGGCGAGCAGCCGCTCGCGCAGCGCCGCCGGCGGGGCGACCGGGGCGACCTCGGACAGGACGCCGGAGGCCTCGCGCAGCGAGTCGACCTCGTGGCGGCACTCGGCGCACTCGGCGAGGTGCCGCTCGAAGTGCATCCGCTCGATGTCGTCGAGGGCGTCGACGGCGTAGGCGCCGGAGAGCGCGTGGACGTCGTTCACTGGCCTACTCCCATCGTGTCTCGCAAGCGGATCAGTCCGTCGCGTATTCGTGTCTTGGCTGTGCCGACCGGAAGGTCGAGCATGCTGGCCACCTCGGTGTGCGTGTAGCCGCCGAAGTAGGCCAGCTCGAGGGCCTCGCGCTGCACCGGGGTGAGCGTCGTGAGGGCCTCGCGGACCCGGCGGGCCTCCATCGAGGCGTGGGCCGCCTCGGCGGTCGAGTCGTGCTCGACCGGCTGGTTGTGCTGGTGGTACGTGGTGTCGCGCCGCGTGGACGCCTCGGCCGAGCGGACCCGGTCGACGGCCTTGCGGTGCACGATCGTGAGCAACCACGACAGCGGGCTCCCGCGGTCGGGGTCGAACCTGGCCGACTGGCGCCAGACGTCGAGCATGGCCTCCTGGAGGACCTCCTCGCTCTGGGCCGGGTCGCGCACGACCCGGAGCACCAGGCCGAAGGCCCGGGAGGCGACCGCGTCGTAGAGCTGCGCGAACGCCTGCTGGTCCCCCTTGGCGGAGGAACGGAGGAGATCTGCGAGGTCCGGGGGCGCGGCCCCGCCGGCCGGGGACCCCTCGGGGTCCCCGGCGACGGTCAGCCTTGGCTCAGTCACGTGCTGATCTTCTCGCGTTGATGCTCAGTCGCGAAAGATCAGGGCATCAGCACGGCGTCGACGACGTACACGGTGGCGTTGGCGGTGGGGATGTTGCCGCACAGCACGTTCGCCGGGGTGTCGCCGTTCTGGACGGTCATGCCGTCGGTGTCGCCCTCGATGGTGAGGGTGTCGCCGTTGAGCGTGTCCTGCTCGCCCACGACGGCCTCGGGGTCGAGCTGCTCGCCGATGACGTGGTGGGTGAGGATCGCGGTGAGGGTCTCCTTGTCGGCGAGGACCGCGTTGAGGTCCTTCTCCGGGATGGCCGTGAACGCGTCGTCGGTGGGAGCGAAGACCGTCAGGGCCTCGGCACCGTTGAGGGTGTCGACGAGGTCGGCCTCGCCCACCGCGGTCACCAGGGTGCCGAGCAGCGGGTTGTTGCTGGCGGCGGTGGCGACCGGGTCCTGGACCATGCCGTCGAAGGAGCCGGCACCGTCCTGCGGCACGGCCGAGCAGGCGTCACCGAAGGTCTGGTCGCCGGCGGAGGCCTCGGCGGTCTCCTCCTCGGTGGGCTCGTCGGTGGTCTCGGAGCTGGTGTCCTCGGACGCGGTGCTGGTCTCGTCGGCGTCGTCGCCACAGGCGGCGAGGCCGAGGGAGAGGGTGAGGGCCGTGGCGGCCAGGGCGCCGGTGCGCTTGAAGGTGGTGTTCTTCATGGGGGATCGTGCCTTTCGTTGGCTGAACTTGGTGGCTGGACACTGGTTGTTCGGTGCTGCCCCGGGCCCGGATTGGCCGGATGGGGGCAGATCGTGCGGATCTGCTGTGAGCCGGGTCACGCACGCGTCACGTGACGGTGACGCGCAGCTCCTGGATGCCGCTCGCGCCCTCCGGGAAGGGCATGGCGCGAGCGGGGGTCTGGGTGGTGCCGTCGCCGCTGATGGCGCGCGCGGCGACGGTGTGGCCGCCCTCGCTGGCGTCCCAGCGGTAGAACCACTGGCGCCAGTAGTCGTTGTTGACCGACGGACCCATCTCGGCGTCCTGCCAGGCGCCGCCGTCGATGCGCACCTGCACCTTGTCGACGCCGCCCTTCTGCTGGGCCCAGGCCACACCGCCGATGACGTTCTCGCCCACCGGCAGCTCCTCGAGCGCGTTGGGGGTGTCGATGCGGGTCGAGACCTTGATCGGGGCGTCGGTGGCCCAGTCGCGGTCGGTCCAGTACGCCGACTTCTCGGCGTAGGTCGTCAAGGTGATGCGGGTGATCCACTTGGTGGCGCTGATGAAGCCGTAGAGGCCCGGCACGATCATCCGGGCCGGGAACCCGTGGGCGCGCGGCAGCGCCTCGCCGTTCATCCCGATCGCGATCATGGCGTCGCGCCCGTCGGTGGCCAGGTCGAGCGGGGTGCTGATGGTCATCCCGTCGAAGTCGGTGGAGTAGATCTGGTCGGCGGTGTCGCCGACGCCGGCCATGTCGAGCAGGTCGGTCAGGCGCACCCCGAGCCAGCGCGCACCACCGACGAACTCGCCGCCGACGCTGTTGGAGACGCACGTCATGGTGATGTCGCGCTCGATCAGGTCCATCTCGAGCAGGTCGTCGAAGGTCAGCGTGATCTCGCGCTCGACGTCGCCGTCGATGGTCAGCGTCCAGCTGTCCTGGTCGATCACGGGGGTGTCGAGGCGGGTGTCGACGCGGTAGAAGTCGGCGTTGTCGATGCGCAGCGGGGTGATGCCCTCCACCTGGCCCTCGAGGCCCTGGGGGAAGGGGTCGGCCGGCGAGGCCGGGTCGGGCAGGGCGATGTCGACGTTGCCGCTGCGCAGGCCGGTGATGAAGCGACCCGCTCCGCCCAGCACGGCGGCCGCGGCGGCGAGGGCGCCCGCGGCGACCAGGACGCCCCGGCGGCTCGCGCCGGTGCCCGCCTCGCGGGGCTGGCGGGGCTGGCCGGGCTCGGCCGCGCTGGTGGCGGACGCCTTGGCGTGCAACCACCACAGCGACGCGACGCCGGTGACGGCGGCGACCAGGCTGGGCAGCAGCTCGGTGACGCTGCCCTGCACGACGGCGGCGGCCGCGGCCAGGGCGACCAGGGCGACCAGCAGGCCGGCGCCCAGCGCCAGGCGCCGGCGGGCCAGCACGCCCGCCACCCCGGCCAGGACGAGCACGACCAGCACGACGGAGCCGACCAGGATGATCTTGTCGGCGGCGCCGAACTGGCGGATCGCCCACTCCTTCAGCGGGGTGGGGGTCAGGTCGATGACCTGCGAGCCGACGGCCAGCACCGGCGACGACGAGGGAGTGGTCACGGCGGCGACGAGGTGGGCCGCGGCCATGCCCAGCAGGGTGGAGACGACGCCCAGGCCGGCCCACAGGGCGGTGCCGGCGATCCGCTCTGATCGCGGCGGTCGGGGCGAGGCGCCGGGGTCGGGGGTGCGGTCGGACGTGGAGGTGGCCATGGAGGTGGTTCGGAGCGGGCCCCCGCGCCGGATGCCTGCGCGGGCGCGGCAGGATGTGGCGCATGTCGCACGAGAACACCCCTGACGAGCCCCTGGTCCGCTACGAGGTGGCCGACGGCGTCGCCACCGTCACCCTGGACTCCCCGCACAACCGCAACGCGCTCTCGCGGCGCCTGGTCACCGAGCTGTTGGCGGCGCTCGAGCGCGCCGCCGCCGACGAGGCGGCCCGGGTCGTGCTGCTCGCTGCGACCGGCAAGGTCTTCTGCTCGGGCGCTGACCTCTCGGAGGCCGCGGGCGGCTCGATGGAGGAGGGCGCCCTCACGATCGTCGCGATCCAGCGCGCCGTGGCCGCGCACCCGAAGCCGGTCGTGACCCGCCTGCAGGGCCCGGTGCGCGCCGGCGGCATCGGCCTGGTCGCGGCCAGCGACGTCGTGGTCAGCGCCGAGGGTGCGACCTTCGCCCTGACCGAGGTCAAGCTCGGGCTGGCCCCCGCCGCGATCTCGCTGACCGTGCTGCCCCGGATGACCAGCCGGGCTGCCTCGCTGGCCGCGCTGGGCGGTGAGGTCTTCGACGCCGCGGCGGCGCTCGAGCACGGCCTGGTGACCCGGGTGGTGCCCGCCGAGGGTCTCGACGCGGCCGTCGAGGAGGTCTGCGCCTCGTTGGCGAGCGGCTCGCCGCAGGGCCTGCGCGAGACCAAGGCGCTGCTCAACCGCGACCTGCTGGCCCGCATCGACGAGCGCGGTCCCGAGCTGGCCGCCCTCTCGGCGCGCCTCTTCGGCTCCGAGGAGGCCAAGGCGGCGATGACCGCCTTCCTGGCCCGTGGCCGGGGCTGAGCCTAGGAGCGGGCGATCCGGTCGAGCTCGGTGCGCAGCTTCTGGTTCAGCGCCCGGGCCAGGCGGTGCACGAACGTGACCGTGAGGTGGCCCCGGAAGTAGTAGACGACCTGGTCGTCGACGACCGTCGGGCAGCGCTCCTCGCGGCACAGCCAGGGCAGCGGGTCGACGAAGCCCAGGCCCAGCTCGTCGCTGAGCTCCTCCTGCGCCTCGAGGATCCGCGTCACCTCGGGGTCCAGGCTCATCTCGCAGTCGGCGGGGGTGGCGCCCTCGGTGTCGAGGCAGGCCACGAGGTCCTCCTCCCGGTCCAGCCACGGCGTCTCGCCGAGCACCACGACGTCGGCGCCGCCGGCCTGCAGCCGCTCGGCGCTGCGCCGCATCCCGGCCACCCACTGCTCGCCGAAGTCGTCCTGGGCCATCGTCGACATCACGACCACGTCGGGCGCGAGGTCGTCGACCTCGTCGAAGGCCCACTCGCGCCACTGGGTGCAGTCCTCGCGGGACAGCGAGGGCGCGTCGGCCAGCGTGCAGCCGGTCTTGACCAGGTGGTGGACCCGCCAGCCCCGGGCCTGGCCGATCTGGTCGAAGGCCGGCAGGAACATCCCGGCGTGCGAGTCGCCGATGACCACGACGTCGTCGAGGTCCTGGCCGTCGCGCGCGCCGACCGTGCACACGTCGTGGGAGGTCTGGTCGGAGCTGCGGGCGTAGCAGCGGTTGTCGACCGTGCGGTGGAAGGTGTCGCCGCGCAGCTCGGAGAGCGGCGGCTCCAGCTCGTCGGCGACCGGCTCGTCGGACCGCTCGAGGGCCTCGCGCAGGTCGCGGCGCGGCTGGCGGGTCGCGGTGGGGAAGTCCTTGCCCGAGGCCCGCTCGGCGCGCTCCACGCGGGCGAAGTACTCCGACTCCTGGTCGAGGTCGGGCCCGTTGGCGCCGACGACCACCACCGAGGTGACCAGCACGGCCACCGAGGCGGGCCACCAGGCCAGGGCGACCAGCCGCGCCGGCCGCAGCCGCCCGGTGTGGAAGGGCACCTCGACCAGGGTGTGGGTCAGCATCGTGGCGAGCACCGCGAGCCCGATCGCGCCGACGAGCTCGAGGAGGGTCGGCTCGCGGCCCAGCCGGGCCTCGGCCAGCACCAGCACCGGCCAGTGCCACAGGTAGAGCGAGTAGGAGCGGTCCCCGAGCCACTGCAGCGGGGCCACCCCCAGCAGCCGGCCCGCCGCGATCCTGCCGGGACCCGCTTCAGGACCCGGCGTGCCCGCGGCCACCAGCAGGCAGGTGGCCGCGACCGGGAGCAGGGCGACCGCGCCGGGGAAGGCGCTCGTGTCGTCGATCACCCACAGCGACAGGCCCAGCCCGGCGAGGCCGACCCAGCCGGCTGCGGTGCGCAGGCCGGCGGGCAGTGCCGCCAGGCGCGGCACCAGCAGCGCGAGACCGGCCCCGGCGCCCAGCTCCCAGACCCGGGTGGTGGTGGTGAAGTAGGCGGCCTCGGGCGTGCTCGCGGTCAGGCTCACCGACCACGCGAGCGAGATCGCGACGACCGCCGTGACCAGCAGCCCCAGCGCGGGCGAGCGGCGTACGCCGCGACCGCGCAGCCGGGTCGCCAGCAGGGCGGCGCCGAGCACCAGCAGCGGCCAGCCCAGGTAGAACTGCTCCTCGACGGCCAGCGACCAGTAGTGCTGGAAGGGCGACTGGTCGGCGCCCTGCGCGAAGTAGTCGGCGCCCTGCGCGGCCAGGTCCCAGTTGATCGCGAAGAGCGCCACGAGGACCACGTCGCGGGTGACCTCGGCGGTGCGCACGTCGCCGAGCACCAGCACCGAGCCGAGCAGCGTGGCCAGCGCCACCAGGGTGGCGGCGGGCAGGATGCGCCGCGCCCGGCGGGCGTAGAAGTCGCGCAGCGAGATCGTGCCGCTGCGCTCCAGCTCGGCCAGCAGCAGCCCGGTGATCAGGAAGCCCGAGAGCACGAAGAAGACGTCGACGCCCAGGAAGCCGCCGGGCAGCCAGCCGGCGTGGTCGAGGACGACCAGGCCCACCGCCACGGCGCGCAGGCCCTGGATGTCGCGGCGGTGCGGTCGCGACCGCGTCGCGCCGGGCACTACCGCCCCGGCTCCGG from Nocardioides salarius harbors:
- a CDS encoding SDR family NAD(P)-dependent oxidoreductase, translating into MTEQTMAGRTVLVTGASDGIGAEAARVLAAEGATVHVTGRSADKLRPVAEAVGTEPLVADFSRLDDVRRLAEQVGERVGSLDLLLNNAGGTFSPARRTHDGHEPNFQVNHLAPFLLTQLLRPRLAAAGGSLVVNTSSIANLMGRVVLDDLDYERRRAIEFPAYGTGKLMNILFTRGITQRWADDAIRSVAVHPGPVGSSFGRDSWLVGLLYRSPLKRFATITVADGAAPLVALAHRGPDPEIDGRYFSRFTIDGRESRQARDQSLIDGLWERSAQLTGLA
- a CDS encoding protein-L-isoaspartate O-methyltransferase family protein, which translates into the protein MPSTSDQVAEAMRVVARGDYLPPGQRDRAGDDAPVQIGHGQTNSQPRTVADMLRLLDPRPGDRVLDVGCGSGWTTALLSWLVGPSGTVLGVELEPALVEMARGNLVARQVPRVRVEQADPDRLGRPAEAPYDAILVSAEARELPQPLLDQLADPGRMVVPVAGEMVLVERRDGRDHLTRHGRYRFVPLR
- a CDS encoding DUF1295 domain-containing protein: MDTATALTVSLLAGLACVVVVMTATALRARRLGVVAVVDVAWGLGFVVVALVTALVGLGADGADWHRWLVLAMVAAWGGRLAWHVRSRALGAHGGEEDPRYREMLGGSLQEVGIGTAVRRVFLVQGVAQWFVSVPVAVGAVLALEHAWVLVLGVVVWGVGLVFEAVGDRQLNDYMSRPRDERPPVMDQGLWGWTRHPNYFGDACVWWGLWLAAAASTGWVAALATVLCPVAMTLFLRNVTGAKLLEKKMSQRDGWDEYAARVPMFFPRPPR
- a CDS encoding SAM-dependent methyltransferase translates to MNGVAQRLALALEPFLRGPLPVRLVAWDGSATGPADGSVPTVELRSPDAVRRLLWHPGELGAAQAYVTGELDVPEVDGWDLDSALTHSFAVARERGLSGVRPSPRALVEAVRTAAGLGVLGRPPANPASQARVRGRLHSKVRDRSAISFHYDLSNEFYSLILEPQMAYSCGYHSSPEQSLEDAQRAKLDLVCTKLGLEPGMRFLDVGCGWGSLSLHAAEHFGAQVTGVTIAAEQKKFIDARIAERGLGDRVEIRLQDYRDAVPAPGQEYDAVGSLEMGEHVGQGNYPTYAKVLHDAVRPGGRVLVQQMSRAGRWPGGGPFIESFIAPDMHMRPVGETVGLLEAGGLEVRDVHALREHYVLTVAGWLERFESNVEVLTKLVGEEVVRVWRLYLVGGAMAFRDGRMGVDQVLMVRPGGTHTLPSVRDW
- a CDS encoding class I SAM-dependent methyltransferase: MTMTPSRPTSPPHAERWPGLDVVPSGPRARVSAAIAQRLFVAAVSRLDVTVHLDLPEGRRTIGRGGPEMTVHRPDELWARVGRHQLIGFGEAYLTGAWDAPDLGGFLTVLAAEIQHLVPQNLQKARALVVKRPPSWMRSSKSNSQRNIAHHYDLSNDLFELFLDPTMSYSSALFETSPAAARAEDLEAGQANKIERLLDRAEVGAGSRVLEIGSGWGELAIRAARRGASVRTITLSVEQQHLAQARIEAAGLGHLVDVEICDYRDVTGEYDAVVSVEMIEAVGHDYWAEYFRTIDKVLAPGGVVAIQAITMPHDRMLATRNTYTWIHKYIFPGGLLPSVSVIEQITHEQTSLRLVERQAFGQHYAATLRLWDDAFLGSPDEVAALGFDEVFVRMWHFYLEYSRAGFASGYIDVNQLVLSRPEDS
- a CDS encoding FAD-dependent oxidoreductase → MAGPTPAAPRRVAVVGSGVAGLTAAYVASRTAHVTLYEADDRLGGHADTHRVPETRPDGSQHELGIDTGFIVHNRRTYPTLLRLFAELGVPTQQSEMSMSIRDDDSDLEWAGALGRRGVVPSRGHLARPAYLRMLTEIPRFHRRARALLAATDERGRSDERTLREFLADGGFSDFFVRHFMEPMVAAVWSCDPEVSLEYPARYLFSFLQHHGMLSIFGSPTWRTVTGGSHTYVQRVGAALQDVRLGTKVTSVLETPGGVEVTDGNGATASYDAVVLATHPSQTLAMLAEPTPLHRELLGAMPYSPNTALLHTDTSVLPRLHGTWASWNFLRPSDAQERPDGVEGVVVTYDLTRLQRLDTDTHYLVTLGGEHLVDPATVIDRMEYEHPLYTPASVAAQARLGELDTDRVALAGAYHGWGFHEDGARSGLRAVERLGLTWPEQATAADVEAGVIYETTIRHQRRTPFRRAFTHHSHTWLVDLDDLPDHKSTSWLRGSFEARDHLGSPDRSIRENVEHFLDLQGVTLRRDTRVLMAAQPRAFGYCFNPITVFWALAPDGGVEACVVEVHNTYGDRHAYLVQPDEQGRARTGKAMYVSPFHGTDGHYELAVPVPGESLDIAVTLHSDGDARFSASLTGKRSTSSALRAAPAALRGSALIRLHGVWLWLRRLPIRQRPAHHQEGVSR
- a CDS encoding anti-sigma factor, whose amino-acid sequence is MNDVHALSGAYAVDALDDIERMHFERHLAECAECRHEVDSLREASGVLSEVAPVAPPAALRERLLADVATVRPLPPLVQEVRRTRRFPVLVAAAAAVVALLGVGGVVAVTQPWEDSSVQEAGEVVATPKAVTQVLQAEDAETVTRTFDDGAKATVTRSVSLGQAVIVTEDMADPGEGLVYELWLQRDGRMKAAGFMPKGPDNVVLLSGDAATAEAVGITVEPEGGSTTPNFESAIVIDFAKA